Genomic window (Flavobacteriales bacterium):
GATTTCGACCTCAATAGCGGGGTGGAACTTTCCGATGTGGAGGTGATCCGTTACAAGGTGCCCCTGATCGATAAGGACGGCGGTGCATCGGGGACCACCGTGACCAGGGACCAGATCGCCAAAATGCCGACACGCTCGGCCAGTGCGATCGCCACGACAGTGGCGGGGGCAAGCACGGCGGGTACCGGTGGCGGCATCAGCATCCGGGGCGCACGTTCGGAGAACACCTATTACTATATAGACGGTGTGAAGGTCCCGGCAGGTGCGGGCATCGGCCTGCCCAAGAGCGCCATTGAGGAAGTTCAGGTGATCACCGGCGGTGTGCCCGCCAGTTACGGTGACGTTACCGGGGGCTTGGTGAACATCACCACGCGCGGACCCAGCCGCAGCTTCTTCGGGGGCGTGGAATATCTTACCTCCGGTTACAAGACCGGTCCGGATATCACGGACATCACCGGATTGGACAAGTATGCCTTCAATCAGCTGGAGGCGAGCCTGTCAGGCCCCTTGTTCTTCAAGAAGGACAGCCTCGGTAATAAGGAGAAGCCGTTGTTGGGCTTTTTCTTCAGCGGGCAGGCAACGGACGTGGTGGACGGCGGCCCGCTCTGGGGGGGCGACCTCCGCGTGAAGCCGGGGGTCCGGGACCAGTTGCTGAGCACGCCCTACCGCGTGGTGAACGTGGCGGGCAATCCCGTGGTGCGCTATAATTCGGACTATCTGCGTGCCGATGACGTGGAGCGGATCGATACCCGCCAGAACGCCAGGAACAGGAGCGCGCTCGCTTCCGGCAAGATCGACATCACCACCACGCCCACCATCAACCTGTCCGTGGGCGGGTCCATGGACCTGAGCAACAACCAGAGCTTCAACCGGAACAACTCCCTGCTCAACGCGGAGAACAATACCGAATTCCACAACAGCACATGGCGCACCTTCCTGCGCTTCACTCAGCGCTTCAACAGCAAGGAGGAAAGTGCTGAGGACCACGGTAAAGGAGGTATCAAGAACGCGTATTACAGCATTCAGCTCGACTACTCCCGGTTCAGCCAGAAAAGCGAGAGTGAGTCCCATGGCGACAATTTGTTCGATTATGGCTACCTCGGGAAGTACACCACCGACCGCGTGCCCACCTACAACCAGCTCAGCGGCAAGCAGACGGGCTTCATGGACACCCAGGTCCACTTCACGCCTTCGGACCAGAACCCCGATGCTGCGGCCTTCCCGGAACAGTATTTCTCACTTTTCCCCGAAGGGTCGCAGTTCTACCAGAATTTCCTCAACGTTCAACAGAACGGTGGCCTGTTGAACGGCCAGGTGCCCGGGAGCGTGTATAACCTCTGGAACAACGTAGGCGGACTGAGCAATCAATATTCAAGCTACCAGTCCGATCAAGCACGGGTATCAGCGACCGGTGCGGCGGATATCGGCAAGCACGCCGTGAGCATAGGTGTGGAGTACGAGCAGCTTACCCAGCGCTCCTATGTACTGGCGCCGGTCGGGCTTTGGACCCGTGCACGCGCGCTCACCAACTTCCACTTGCGGGAGCTGGACAGAAGTGACTCCACCATCGTGCAGGGCCCGTTCGGTGTGATCTACACCAACTACAGCCGCTTGGTCGGTGATGACCAGACGGTGTTCGACTACAACTTGCGGCAAGCCCTCGGCCTCGACCCGCGCGGCAAGGACTTCATCGATGTGGACGCCTTGGACCCTTCTGTGTTCTCCCTGGACATGTTCTCACCGGACGAACTGATCCAGGACGGGAACGGAGGCATGATCAACAGCTACTACGGTTATGACTACACCGGCAAGAAATTGAAGAGCCGCCCCAGCTTCTCCGATTTCTTCAATGATTTCAAGCTGATCGGCAACGATTCCTCCTACACGCGCTTGCAAGCGCCGTTCCAGCCGATCTACGTGGCCGGCTACGTCATGGACAAGTTCGCCTTTGACGAC
Coding sequences:
- a CDS encoding carboxypeptidase regulatory-like domain-containing protein, which encodes MLRRLCSAAVIVICSALGLNAQVGSGTLQGTVKDKKSAEPLPFVSIVLENRGAKVASGQSDFDGNYKISPIEPGTYDVTVSYVGYQPTKVTGVVVNSNKITFQDFDLNSGVELSDVEVIRYKVPLIDKDGGASGTTVTRDQIAKMPTRSASAIATTVAGASTAGTGGGISIRGARSENTYYYIDGVKVPAGAGIGLPKSAIEEVQVITGGVPASYGDVTGGLVNITTRGPSRSFFGGVEYLTSGYKTGPDITDITGLDKYAFNQLEASLSGPLFFKKDSLGNKEKPLLGFFFSGQATDVVDGGPLWGGDLRVKPGVRDQLLSTPYRVVNVAGNPVVRYNSDYLRADDVERIDTRQNARNRSALASGKIDITTTPTINLSVGGSMDLSNNQSFNRNNSLLNAENNTEFHNSTWRTFLRFTQRFNSKEESAEDHGKGGIKNAYYSIQLDYSRFSQKSESESHGDNLFDYGYLGKYTTDRVPTYNQLSGKQTGFMDTQVHFTPSDQNPDAAAFPEQYFSLFPEGSQFYQNFLNVQQNGGLLNGQVPGSVYNLWNNVGGLSNQYSSYQSDQARVSATGAADIGKHAVSIGVEYEQLTQRSYVLAPVGLWTRARALTNFHLRELDRSDSTIVQGPFGVIYTNYSRLVGDDQTVFDYNLRQALGLDPRGKDFIDVDALDPSVFSLDMFSPDELIQDGNGGMINSYYGYDYTGKKLKSRPSFSDFFNDFKLIGNDSSYTRLQAPFQPIYVAGYVMDKFAFDDIIFNVGVRVDRYDANQNVLKDPYLWRPAYKAGDGQVQDLYNGNNPRPSNIGDDYVVYVNNSADPTAIVGYRDGDNWYNAQGETVVDPSVLRQSDGIQPYLVDYNNDPAGSLTGSKLRQEAFEVYNPKVNVMPRIAFSFPISDEAVFFAHYDILTQRPTGFSRLDLLGYAYIENTGNILTNPNLKPTKTIDYELGFQQVLSKSSSLKLSAYYRELRDQIQVRNVAQAWPTTYRTYDNVDFGNVIGFTTTYDLRRTKNVWLRASYTLQFAKGTGSDPNTTLSLINANQPNLRTIFPLSFDQRHRFQGTVDFRYGEGSDYNGPMLFGKKIFQRTGINVVADLGSGTPYSRSSRVYNEGEGSGTYLLDGSLNGANLPWQFNTSLVVDRDIPLVFGKDKGDKAKRTNLNIYLLVSNVFNTQVITNVYRATGAADDDGFLASSEYASYIASKNDPQSYSDLYALKVDSPYNYGAPRTIRLGARFDF